The Halostagnicola larsenii XH-48 DNA segment GGCAGTCGGCAGTGATGGCGGTCTCGAGAGCAGGTTCAGATTGTGCCTCGGCTGCACCCTTGCCTCGACTCTGACTTTCGTCGGATCCCAGACGACCGTTTTTTCCGTCTGATCCGCGTAGCACCTGATCCGATGACGCGGACTGCCACCATCGTCGGTACGTATCAGCTCGCGCCACGAGTCACGGGGTTCCGCCTTCGTATCCCCGGCGCAAAACTCGAGTTCGATCCCGGACAGCACACTACGGTTCAGTTCGAGGCCGATGGCAAGGAGGTCGTCCGTCCCTACAGTCCGACGACCCTTCCCGGCACCGACGAGTTCGCGCTGGCGATCAAGCGCTATGACGACGGCCTCGCCTCCTCGTACATGCACACTCGGTCCCCGGGCGACGAAATCGAGATCGGCGAGTTCGAGGGGAACCTCTCGCTCGAGGATCCGGACCGCGATATCGCTCTGCTCGCGAGCGGCACCGGCCTCACACCGTTGCTATCGATGCTCAGGCAATACGCGCAGGTCGGGGGCGGCGACGCACACCTCGTCTTCGGAGAGCAGACGGCCGAATCGATCTTCCACCGGAATACCCTCTGTGAACTGTCGGCGATGCACGACAATATCGAGGTGACCTACACGCTGTCAGAACCCGAGTGGGACTGGCTCGACCGGACCGGCTACGTCCAGAATCACCTCGAGGACCTCTTCGATGATTTCGAGACGCGTGACTTCTACGTGTGCGGGGTCCCGGGGATGGTCGTCGAGACGAACGAGGAACTCCGCGACCTCGGTACCCCTGAGGAGCGGATTCACAGTGAGGGGTGGGAGGACGACGCAGCGAACGAGTAATCGTCGTGATTTGTTCGGGAGCAAATAGCATACTCTCGCTAACATCGACTACATTGATCGTTTCGGGTGGTGACACGAACTCGAACTATGTTGAGGAAAGTACCCTGCACGCAGTGACACAGGGAACGCCACCTCACAAACAAGTAAGCTACCACGCTCTTCAGGGCGTGGCATTCAGCGTGGACTCCCGTCTAACCGCTAAGAGCGGTAGGCGAATATTCGCCATTTACGTTCAACGTCCCGGTGTTCAAGCGCACGCCTACGGGTGCGCCTCCACGCCCAGACTTTTGCTGGTCGCGGAGATACTGCAGGCCGATATTCTTCGCCGCGTTGTAGTCCGCGTGTACGTCGTATCCGCACTTCAGACACTCAAACTCGTCTTGTCCGTTGTTGTGCGGGCGGTTGTCATTGTGTGAACCCACACTTCGAGCACCGCTGACTCGTGTACGCCGGATTAATGATTCCACTCAAAACGTTTGTCTCAGAGCGTCGTGCCTCAAACCTACGCCAGCAGGTTTGTTGGCACGACGGCAAAGAGCGTTTCCACTATAGTAGTAGTGATAGGTAAACCAGTTCCAAAAGGTACCTATTGATCCTATTCAAGCAGTTACCAACACGAATACAGGCCCTCTTGAGATCCCCTGCCCTGAAAGGTAAAGATTCCCTAGCGTTGAGATATTATGATTTGCAGACGACCACTTGGTCAAGAGGAGAATCCGCAAAATACCATCGTTGAGTATCTATCTGAATACTGCCTAGTTAACTTGCCATATGAAGGAGTAGTTTCTACAGTATTCAATACACATCAGTGCCCGACCATTTCTATATGAAGTATTATACGGGGAAATAAAATCGTTTCTATGAATTTATATCTGCATTTCATACAATATTCCCATTATATTTAAATTAATTACCAGAGCAGTAGAGGGCGTATACAGTCATATGGCCAATTTCACCGCGGGAAAACAGTCATTGAACACACATTTTTCGAGGATCGTGGCAAACCACATCAAGGCGTTCACAGCTCATCAACTAACAATCGCAATAGCGATACGTACTGCCACCAATTATTGTATAGTTCTAGCAATACTGAATATGGATATACCAATCAATACTCTCACAATACTCACCTCGCAATGACGACTCGAGTGGTAAGCCGCGAACGTCCTCCGCTGTCTCGTCAATTCAAAATGAAACCGATCCCAAGATTGATTTAATGCGAGCAAACGGCCACACCAGTGTGACCGCTAGAGGCACACCCGAGTGCGGGAATTGGTCTCCGTTGGTGGTGACTGGGAGACTACTGGTGTGACATATTAAGTTCAAACTCCTTTGTCGCACCAAGTAGAAACTCGGGGAATTCGTCCTCGAGTTGCCGGCCTCGCATTCGATACGTTGGACCCGCAACGATCAACCCGCCGGCGATACTGCCATCGACGTTGTGGACGGGGACGCCAATCCCCCACAATCCCTCCGTGTGTTCATCGAATGCGTACGCATAGCCTCGATCACGGATCGTCTCGAGGTTCTCCTCGAGTTCCTCACGGTCTGTGATCGTCTGGGGGGTCCGTTCCGGAAGGCCGTGTTCGTCGATAATCGTTGCCGCCCGTTCTTCGGGGAGGTGTGCCAGAATCGCTTTTCCGGCGGCTGATTGGTGAAGGTGAATCCGTCGGCCGATGCGAACGTCGTTTCCGACGCCCTCAGATCCCCACTCAGAGTAAATGTAGGTTCCGAGGCCGTGTTCCTCGACGAGGAATCCGACGAATTCTCCCGTCTCTTCGGCGATATCCTTGACGGTCATCTTTACGTTCTTGTATATCGGATCACGCTGTCGAACGTGTCCGCCGAGGTCCAAGAATCGAAATCCGAGTACGTACTCGTACTCTTCTTTCGCCACGTAATGGTGTTTCTGGAGGGTGGCGAGATGGCGGT contains these protein-coding regions:
- a CDS encoding ferredoxin--NADP reductase, producing the protein MTRTATIVGTYQLAPRVTGFRLRIPGAKLEFDPGQHTTVQFEADGKEVVRPYSPTTLPGTDEFALAIKRYDDGLASSYMHTRSPGDEIEIGEFEGNLSLEDPDRDIALLASGTGLTPLLSMLRQYAQVGGGDAHLVFGEQTAESIFHRNTLCELSAMHDNIEVTYTLSEPEWDWLDRTGYVQNHLEDLFDDFETRDFYVCGVPGMVVETNEELRDLGTPEERIHSEGWEDDAANE
- a CDS encoding IclR family transcriptional regulator; the encoded protein is MADSDTIKSDETLLSIIDVLYEEGGATVTEIADAVAVSKSTVHRHLATLQKHHYVAKEEYEYVLGFRFLDLGGHVRQRDPIYKNVKMTVKDIAEETGEFVGFLVEEHGLGTYIYSEWGSEGVGNDVRIGRRIHLHQSAAGKAILAHLPEERAATIIDEHGLPERTPQTITDREELEENLETIRDRGYAYAFDEHTEGLWGIGVPVHNVDGSIAGGLIVAGPTYRMRGRQLEDEFPEFLLGATKEFELNMSHQ